A section of the Pseudanabaena mucicola str. Chao 1806 genome encodes:
- a CDS encoding 8-oxoguanine deaminase: MSTLLVKNIHTLVTMDRDRRELRNSAIFVRDHVIEQVGLTSELPETADEVLDLQDKHIVLPGLVNTHHHFFQVLTKVIPAAQNCDLFNWLKTLYPIWANLTSESIYVSAQMAAAELILSGCTTASDHLYIYPNDCQLDDEIAAIQAIGLRFHASRGSMSLGESQGGLPPDRLVEKEADILKDSQRLIEQYHHSSRYAMLRITLAPCSPFSVSTDLMRESANMARSYTSVRLHTHLAENQPDLDYSLSKFGKTPEDYAESVGWLGDDVWHAHCVKLSDDAILKFGLTGTGVAHCPCSNMRLASGIAPIRKMLNHRVPVGLGVDGSASNDTGNLLQEARTAFLLARVNECDPTSMTARDILEVATLGGAKVLGRDDIGAIAPNMAADFIAIDIERSQFAGAQQDLVSALIFCPVPSVDYSFINGRKIVDRGQLTTLDLPMLIERTNKIARQLVM, encoded by the coding sequence ATGTCAACTCTTCTAGTCAAAAATATCCATACTCTAGTGACCATGGATCGCGATCGCCGTGAACTCCGTAATTCAGCCATATTTGTGCGCGATCATGTCATTGAGCAAGTTGGGCTGACATCGGAATTGCCTGAGACAGCCGATGAAGTTCTAGATCTACAGGACAAGCATATTGTCTTACCGGGTTTGGTGAATACCCATCATCATTTTTTTCAAGTCCTGACTAAGGTAATCCCTGCTGCTCAAAATTGCGATCTATTTAACTGGCTTAAGACGCTGTATCCCATTTGGGCAAATTTAACCTCAGAAAGCATCTATGTCAGCGCTCAGATGGCTGCTGCCGAATTAATTCTTTCTGGTTGTACGACCGCAAGCGATCATCTCTATATCTACCCTAATGATTGCCAACTAGATGATGAAATTGCTGCCATCCAAGCGATCGGCTTGAGATTTCATGCTAGTCGCGGCAGTATGAGCCTTGGTGAAAGTCAAGGAGGTCTACCCCCCGATCGCTTAGTGGAAAAAGAAGCGGATATTCTCAAAGACTCGCAAAGATTGATTGAGCAATATCATCACTCTTCGCGCTATGCGATGTTACGGATAACCTTAGCTCCCTGCTCACCTTTTTCTGTGTCTACGGACTTAATGCGTGAGTCGGCAAATATGGCGCGATCGTATACCAGTGTCAGACTACATACGCACCTCGCTGAAAACCAACCCGATCTTGACTATAGCCTAAGCAAATTTGGTAAAACGCCTGAAGACTATGCTGAGTCTGTGGGTTGGCTTGGTGATGATGTTTGGCACGCCCATTGTGTGAAACTTAGCGATGATGCCATTTTAAAGTTTGGGCTTACAGGTACAGGGGTCGCGCATTGTCCTTGTAGCAATATGCGTTTAGCCAGTGGGATTGCCCCGATTCGGAAAATGTTGAATCATCGAGTTCCTGTAGGTTTAGGTGTAGATGGCTCAGCCTCTAATGACACAGGTAATCTGTTACAAGAGGCTCGCACTGCTTTTTTATTAGCACGGGTAAATGAGTGCGATCCCACATCGATGACTGCGCGGGATATTTTGGAAGTGGCGACCCTTGGTGGCGCAAAGGTCTTAGGTCGAGATGATATTGGCGCGATCGCTCCCAATATGGCGGCTGATTTTATAGCTATTGATATTGAGCGATCTCAATTTGCAGGTGCACAGCAAGATCTTGTCTCAGCGTTAATTTTTTGTCCAGTGCCCTCGGTGGACTATAGCTTTATCAACGGTCGTAAAATCGTAGACCGTGGTCAGCTAACCACCCTCGATCTACCAATGTTAATTGAGCGTACTAATAAGATTGCGCGTCAACTAGTTATGTGA
- a CDS encoding ABC transporter ATP-binding protein has protein sequence MLEVRKICKSYGKKRVLQDLSFAIQSGEVYGLLGPNGAGKTTTISILCGLIKADRGSVMMNGQTASGAMQSLIGIAPQENIFYKGLTCEENLQFFGQLYGLNNELCRKQAKYCLELVGLGERAKSIADTLSGGMQRRLSMAIALVHQPQLVVLDEPTTGLDIEARYEIWEVIRNLSSQDTAILLTTHLLDEAERLCQRIGIIKQGSLLAEGSLDELRKYVPAKEIVLVCTPDEDLAIARAIELGFEYRHYGRELSFWLPKALELKEILEYFDGIVIDSIMRQPVRLENIYVEVTRSLEII, from the coding sequence GTGTTAGAAGTTCGCAAAATCTGTAAATCTTATGGAAAGAAGCGAGTTTTGCAGGACTTGAGCTTTGCTATACAATCAGGTGAAGTTTACGGATTACTCGGTCCGAATGGAGCTGGGAAGACTACCACAATTAGCATTCTATGCGGTTTGATTAAAGCTGATCGCGGTAGTGTAATGATGAATGGTCAGACTGCATCAGGGGCTATGCAATCTCTAATTGGGATTGCTCCACAGGAAAATATCTTTTATAAGGGTTTAACCTGTGAAGAAAATCTGCAATTTTTTGGTCAACTTTATGGATTGAATAATGAGCTATGTCGTAAGCAAGCCAAGTATTGTCTAGAACTAGTGGGACTTGGTGAGCGCGCTAAAAGTATTGCCGATACACTCAGTGGGGGAATGCAACGTCGTCTCAGTATGGCTATCGCCCTTGTCCATCAGCCGCAGTTAGTGGTGTTAGATGAGCCAACAACGGGACTAGATATTGAGGCTCGTTACGAAATTTGGGAAGTAATTCGCAATTTAAGTAGTCAAGATACCGCCATTCTTTTAACCACCCATTTGCTCGATGAGGCTGAACGCCTCTGTCAGCGTATTGGTATTATCAAACAAGGTAGTTTGCTTGCTGAAGGTAGTCTAGACGAACTCCGTAAATATGTACCTGCCAAGGAAATTGTTTTGGTCTGTACCCCCGACGAAGATCTCGCGATCGCGAGAGCGATCGAGCTTGGTTTTGAATATCGTCACTACGGTCGTGAGCTAAGCTTTTGGCTACCAAAAGCGCTTGAGCTAAAAGAGATTTTGGAATATTTTGATGGCATTGTAATCGATTCGATCATGCGGCAACCAGTCCGCCTCGAAAATATCTATGTTGAGGTAACTCGTAGTTTGGAAATAATTTAA
- a CDS encoding NACHT domain-containing protein has product MRSLVDTGNFDGTNSIGNPFTWLRSQFISYGLTNEILDGLSINNLLEQLLNAGNLLLLWDGLDEIPDNYRAEIAYKILSFSVLYPKNRMVVATRNPIYSHILESFKTVEIAPFQRSQIVKFAGKWFQTTCPQLPRKLDKFQQLLNTNQPLAEVAKSPLLLTHICTAFNSCEYFNPNFYQGILNLLFSKWEQTKCLPNLANQSLSVAKKQDLLSYVALVSLDRHGYVWQNNELDDDFQDCIKASLNLANVVIDRDQFFQVLKWQHSLLLECAKGVYRLCHTTLHDYLAAYRIANSNPASAQKYLLERIYTNRWHRVIVMTVSISPKADHILQMMKRKIDEIVIKDPYLQSFLSWVNQQSIQMKTPYKAVTIRALYLDIDLENTRSLDRARALDIAHSRSLERAQTKALGFDNTMETEMDIDYTINLALNLDIALYFANHCILELACLLEPDLHKGLQSLRQKFPDPYKDSEKFSKWWQAKGLDWSKNLRSLIMQHRKSSQEWQFNENQLKILRTYHDANKLLVECLNNAEYVSPLVKNQIESTLLSPQEKYTT; this is encoded by the coding sequence TTGCGATCACTAGTAGATACAGGTAACTTTGATGGGACTAATTCCATTGGTAATCCATTTACATGGCTGCGATCGCAATTTATCAGCTATGGATTAACCAATGAAATATTAGACGGATTATCAATTAACAATTTACTAGAGCAATTATTAAATGCAGGAAATCTGCTCTTGCTTTGGGATGGACTTGATGAAATACCAGATAATTATCGAGCTGAAATTGCTTATAAAATCTTGAGCTTTAGTGTTCTCTATCCCAAAAATCGGATGGTGGTGGCTACCCGTAACCCAATCTACAGTCATATTTTGGAGTCTTTTAAAACTGTAGAAATTGCTCCTTTCCAAAGATCACAAATAGTTAAATTTGCAGGTAAATGGTTTCAAACCACATGTCCACAATTGCCGAGAAAGTTAGATAAATTCCAACAATTACTCAATACTAATCAACCCTTAGCCGAAGTTGCTAAAAGTCCTCTGCTATTGACGCATATTTGTACAGCTTTTAATAGTTGTGAATATTTTAATCCTAACTTTTATCAAGGAATTCTCAATTTGTTATTTAGCAAATGGGAACAGACAAAATGCTTACCTAACTTAGCAAATCAATCCCTATCAGTTGCCAAAAAACAGGATTTGCTTTCCTATGTTGCGCTCGTATCGCTTGATCGCCATGGCTATGTTTGGCAGAACAATGAACTAGATGATGACTTTCAGGATTGCATTAAAGCTAGTCTTAATTTAGCGAATGTAGTGATTGATCGCGATCAGTTTTTTCAAGTTCTGAAGTGGCAACATAGCTTATTACTTGAATGTGCCAAAGGAGTGTATAGACTCTGTCATACCACTTTGCATGACTATCTTGCAGCTTATCGCATTGCCAATAGCAACCCTGCGTCTGCTCAAAAATATTTGCTAGAGCGGATATATACAAATCGTTGGCATCGTGTAATTGTGATGACGGTTAGTATTTCCCCAAAAGCCGATCACATATTGCAGATGATGAAACGCAAAATTGATGAAATTGTGATTAAAGATCCCTATCTCCAATCATTTTTGTCATGGGTAAATCAGCAATCAATTCAAATGAAAACTCCTTACAAGGCAGTGACAATTCGGGCGCTGTATTTAGATATTGATTTAGAGAATACGCGATCACTTGATCGAGCACGTGCTTTAGATATTGCCCATTCACGTTCTTTAGAGCGAGCGCAAACTAAAGCCTTAGGATTTGATAACACGATGGAAACAGAAATGGATATTGATTACACGATTAATCTCGCTCTCAACCTCGACATCGCGTTGTATTTTGCTAATCATTGCATTTTAGAATTAGCCTGCCTCCTTGAACCAGATCTGCATAAGGGATTACAGAGTTTACGCCAGAAGTTTCCAGATCCTTATAAGGATAGCGAGAAGTTTTCTAAATGGTGGCAAGCTAAGGGACTGGACTGGTCAAAAAATTTACGCAGTCTAATAATGCAACATCGCAAGAGCTCACAGGAATGGCAATTCAATGAAAACCAGCTTAAAATCTTACGGACATATCATGATGCAAATAAGCTGTTGGTGGAATGCCTTAATAATGCCGAGTATGTCAGCCCCTTAGTTAAAAATCAAATCGAATCTACTTTGCTGTCACCTCAAGAGAAATATACTACATAG
- a CDS encoding ROK family protein, with amino-acid sequence MNLLTLAIDVGGSSIKAIILREDGTVASGRSQIPTPYPATPKVVVSALLDLIAEQGTYDRLAIGFPSVVEHGFTRGAINLHPDWDGFPLVQVLQDQLGKPLRIANDADVQGSGAIEGKGVELVITLGTGFGSALFLNGQLLPNLELGQHIFRGNDTYEDFLGQSALDRIGVELWNVKLAEAIASLYKLFNFDKIYLGGGNSRLVQVDLPLNLSNKVAIVSNDLGLIGGLALWRSS; translated from the coding sequence GTGAATTTATTGACATTAGCAATTGATGTAGGTGGCAGTAGTATTAAAGCGATCATATTGAGAGAAGATGGAACTGTAGCCTCAGGGCGATCGCAAATTCCCACACCTTATCCTGCGACCCCCAAGGTCGTAGTGTCAGCATTGCTAGATTTGATTGCTGAGCAAGGGACATATGACCGATTAGCGATTGGATTTCCTAGCGTTGTTGAGCATGGGTTCACTAGAGGCGCAATTAATTTACATCCTGACTGGGATGGATTTCCCCTAGTACAGGTATTACAGGATCAGCTAGGCAAACCATTACGCATTGCCAATGATGCCGATGTCCAAGGAAGTGGGGCGATCGAGGGTAAGGGGGTAGAGCTAGTCATTACTCTTGGTACTGGGTTTGGATCAGCACTATTTCTCAATGGTCAGCTTTTGCCAAATTTAGAATTAGGTCAGCATATTTTTCGAGGTAATGATACCTATGAAGACTTTTTGGGGCAATCGGCTTTGGATCGCATTGGTGTTGAACTATGGAATGTCAAATTAGCGGAGGCGATCGCTTCACTCTATAAGTTATTTAATTTCGACAAAATATATCTTGGTGGTGGCAATTCTCGCTTGGTGCAAGTAGATTTACCGCTAAATTTATCTAACAAAGTAGCGATCGTTTCTAACGATTTGGGATTAATTGGGGGGCTTGCCTTGTGGCGCTCTAGTTGA
- a CDS encoding IS982 family transposase, with protein MDNIVSHLDITQIFCEVDDFCQSFEKHWQEQPMLPSMIGERKSQSRMRLSEVMTIVIGFHGSGYKTFKEFYTMTVLPFWRKAFPHLVSYTRFVELMPWTLMLLCCFLHTRKGEVTGISFIDSTPIDVCVNCRAHAHKVFKGMVNWGKNSVGWHFGFKLHVIVNDKGELLAFKLTPANVDDREPVPDMTQDLFGKLFGDRGYISQKLFEQLYQQGLELITKRKKKMKNCLVKLIDKILLRKRAIIEAVNDQLKNISQIEHSRHRSFFNFLVNLLAGLVAYSYRETKPALDLQVKGLPALPPACF; from the coding sequence ATGGACAATATCGTATCGCACTTGGATATCACCCAAATCTTCTGTGAAGTCGATGATTTCTGCCAAAGTTTTGAAAAACACTGGCAAGAGCAACCAATGTTACCGTCAATGATAGGAGAAAGGAAAAGCCAGTCACGAATGAGACTAAGTGAAGTGATGACCATCGTGATTGGCTTTCATGGGTCAGGATACAAGACATTCAAAGAGTTCTACACGATGACCGTATTACCATTTTGGCGAAAGGCTTTCCCACACTTGGTAAGTTATACAAGATTTGTGGAGTTAATGCCATGGACATTGATGTTGTTATGTTGCTTCCTGCATACACGCAAAGGGGAAGTGACAGGTATATCGTTCATTGACTCAACCCCAATCGATGTCTGTGTAAACTGTCGCGCCCATGCCCACAAAGTATTCAAAGGAATGGTCAATTGGGGTAAAAACTCCGTTGGTTGGCACTTTGGTTTCAAACTCCATGTGATTGTCAATGACAAGGGAGAATTGCTAGCTTTTAAACTTACTCCCGCCAATGTCGATGACCGTGAACCTGTACCTGACATGACTCAGGATCTATTTGGAAAGCTATTTGGCGACCGTGGTTATATCTCCCAAAAACTATTTGAGCAGTTGTATCAGCAAGGGTTAGAACTGATTACCAAGCGTAAGAAAAAAATGAAAAACTGTCTAGTCAAGCTAATCGATAAGATTTTGCTCCGCAAACGAGCAATTATTGAGGCGGTCAATGACCAACTGAAAAACATTTCTCAGATTGAGCATTCAAGACATCGCAGCTTTTTCAATTTCCTAGTTAACCTTTTGGCTGGGTTAGTTGCTTATTCCTATCGCGAGACTAAACCTGCTTTGGATCTTCAAGTCAAAGGCTTGCCTGCTCTACCTCCTGCTTGCTTTTAG
- a CDS encoding ankyrin repeat domain-containing protein has protein sequence MVELVTGKIFTILRVGTFFVNYQVRETKTAKIIKTLQNLIESRAYVSSFKQGWVSVYDEFSDQQNEQELHRLAKDLSDHLATDVLAFLVHDSDILIYLIYKQGKLVDEYNSRPDYWEKVSSTTRNRLKGKPEALLPYCKLGTSSQEIVDILNKKYTFEEDKLIELAALLNIDQERICLDFASIEQGILEEEEPENFKLVSRFGLASIEQKSQPLVEIADIYQPFFGCNLEALQKILTEGTDVGSRSEFQNNQSLMDSSLIHSVTDGNLQRVEEWLIAGANVNATNKQGHATALAIAASRGDLAMVEILLQAEAQVNPHVETTTINVSESMPQNFVEGFLGTLAENIMSGLVAQFTVKISPLWCAAEAGHLAVVERLLKAGAKVNCDQQSALNPAVSGGHLDVVRALIKAGANVDQDLGGGFTLLMLAASMGYLGIVQVLMEAGADVKKQDIRGWTALDYAEQNNHKQVVGILCSS, from the coding sequence ATGGTAGAATTGGTAACTGGAAAAATATTTACAATTCTGAGAGTGGGTACTTTCTTTGTCAATTACCAAGTGCGAGAAACTAAAACTGCTAAGATCATCAAAACCTTACAAAATCTTATAGAATCTCGTGCTTATGTATCCTCTTTTAAACAAGGCTGGGTAAGTGTTTACGATGAATTTTCCGACCAACAAAATGAACAAGAATTGCATCGCCTAGCCAAAGATTTATCTGATCACTTAGCTACCGATGTTTTAGCTTTTTTAGTTCATGACAGTGATATATTAATTTATTTAATCTATAAACAAGGGAAATTAGTGGATGAATATAATTCTCGGCCAGATTATTGGGAAAAGGTAAGCTCAACTACTAGAAATCGACTTAAAGGAAAACCTGAAGCGTTATTACCCTATTGTAAGCTTGGGACTTCTTCTCAAGAAATTGTTGACATTCTTAATAAAAAATACACTTTTGAGGAGGATAAATTAATTGAATTAGCAGCCTTATTAAACATAGATCAGGAGCGTATCTGTTTAGACTTTGCCTCCATTGAGCAAGGTATTTTAGAGGAAGAAGAACCAGAGAATTTTAAGTTAGTTTCTCGTTTTGGACTCGCATCCATCGAGCAAAAATCTCAGCCACTTGTTGAAATAGCTGACATTTATCAGCCATTCTTTGGTTGCAATTTAGAAGCACTACAAAAAATCTTAACTGAGGGGACAGATGTGGGATCACGAAGTGAATTTCAAAATAATCAAAGCTTGATGGATTCTTCTTTGATTCACTCTGTAACTGACGGTAATCTTCAACGAGTTGAAGAATGGCTGATAGCTGGAGCAAATGTAAATGCAACCAATAAGCAGGGACACGCAACTGCGCTTGCTATTGCCGCATCTAGGGGAGATTTAGCTATGGTAGAGATTTTGCTACAGGCAGAGGCTCAAGTTAATCCTCATGTAGAAACAACAACAATTAATGTTTCTGAAAGTATGCCTCAAAACTTTGTTGAAGGATTTCTAGGCACATTAGCTGAAAATATCATGAGTGGATTAGTTGCTCAATTTACTGTTAAAATTTCGCCTCTATGGTGTGCGGCTGAAGCTGGACATTTAGCCGTGGTTGAACGATTACTCAAAGCCGGAGCTAAGGTTAATTGTGATCAGCAAAGTGCCTTAAATCCTGCGGTTTCAGGAGGACATTTAGACGTTGTTAGAGCGTTGATTAAAGCAGGTGCTAATGTTGATCAAGATTTAGGGGGAGGATTTACGTTGTTAATGCTTGCTGCTTCAATGGGATATCTTGGAATTGTTCAAGTTTTAATGGAAGCAGGGGCAGATGTTAAAAAACAAGATATTCGAGGATGGACAGCACTAGATTATGCTGAACAAAATAATCATAAGCAAGTTGTAGGCATTTTATGCTCTTCTTAG
- a CDS encoding Uma2 family endonuclease: MQTTQTPIKTNASPPPNIPSTPINIPDHKQLPESDGTFVKNFQEHPQSIVLTSSITPILEKLHPDGRYCIGQDSGIYWRLIEPPEKGAEAPDWFYVPNVSPLLDGEYRRSYVLWKEFVAPLIAIEFVSGNGDEERDTTPPSETDKAGKFWVYEQAIRIPFYAIFDTWRDSLEVYHLVDGRYIKVQPNDRGHFAIAPMGVELGLKLENGVSWLRWWDESGNLLLTGDERAAQAEAIADQQRTIADQERQQKEKLANYLRSIGVDPDAI; encoded by the coding sequence ATGCAAACCACGCAAACACCCATTAAAACTAACGCCTCACCACCTCCTAACATTCCCTCCACACCCATCAATATTCCCGATCATAAGCAACTGCCAGAATCAGACGGAACCTTTGTGAAAAATTTTCAGGAACACCCACAAAGTATTGTTTTAACTAGCTCCATCACTCCAATCCTAGAAAAATTACATCCCGATGGACGTTACTGCATTGGTCAAGACAGTGGCATTTACTGGCGACTAATAGAACCACCCGAAAAAGGAGCTGAAGCCCCCGACTGGTTTTATGTTCCTAATGTATCGCCACTGCTTGATGGTGAGTATCGGCGTTCCTATGTTTTGTGGAAAGAGTTTGTTGCACCTTTAATCGCAATTGAATTTGTATCTGGTAATGGGGATGAAGAAAGAGACACAACGCCGCCCAGTGAAACCGACAAAGCAGGAAAATTCTGGGTTTATGAGCAGGCAATTCGCATTCCTTTTTATGCCATTTTTGATACATGGCGAGACAGTCTGGAAGTCTATCACTTAGTTGATGGACGCTATATCAAAGTACAGCCCAATGATCGCGGACATTTTGCGATCGCACCGATGGGCGTGGAACTTGGGCTGAAATTAGAGAATGGTGTATCTTGGTTGCGCTGGTGGGATGAGTCGGGGAATTTGTTGTTAACTGGTGATGAACGAGCAGCACAAGCTGAAGCGATCGCTGATCAACAACGGACGATCGCCGATCAAGAGCGGCAACAAAAAGAAAAATTAGCGAATTATTTAAGGTCGATCGGCGTTGATCCTGATGCAATTTAG
- a CDS encoding Uma2 family endonuclease has translation MNFHTLDLSPVIMLTREEFIKLCAANPEMKLERSAKGELIVMSPTGGETGSFNSDLNGELYIWNHSCKQGKTFDSSTGFSLPKGSDRSPDAAWISLAKWESLTPEQRKGFLPVCPEFLIELLSPSDSWKQGQVKMEEYMDNGCLLAWLIDPKHKRVAIYRQGQPVEILENPQTLSGEEVLPNFVLDVSSIFGWG, from the coding sequence ATGAACTTTCACACCCTAGATCTCAGTCCAGTCATTATGCTGACTCGTGAAGAGTTTATTAAGCTTTGTGCGGCAAATCCTGAAATGAAGCTAGAGCGTTCGGCTAAAGGAGAATTAATCGTTATGTCCCCGACGGGTGGTGAAACTGGTAGTTTTAACTCTGACCTCAACGGTGAACTATATATATGGAATCACTCATGCAAACAAGGTAAAACCTTTGATTCATCGACGGGTTTTAGTTTACCGAAGGGTAGCGATCGCTCACCTGATGCGGCATGGATTTCGTTAGCAAAATGGGAATCACTTACTCCTGAGCAGCGCAAAGGCTTTTTACCCGTCTGTCCTGAATTCCTAATTGAGCTTTTGTCTCCTAGTGACTCATGGAAACAGGGGCAAGTAAAAATGGAAGAATATATGGACAATGGCTGTCTTTTAGCTTGGTTGATCGATCCAAAACATAAGCGTGTTGCTATCTATCGCCAAGGACAACCCGTTGAGATTTTAGAAAATCCTCAAACTCTTTCAGGGGAAGAAGTGTTACCAAATTTTGTTTTAGATGTTAGTAGTATATTTGGCTGGGGCTAG
- a CDS encoding RelA/SpoT family protein encodes MTPMTLLAEAPVERLGQSLDYEKARNCNELVGAWIPEWLQCCWEKSQRGESLEDEDVVCRALEFAYRLHDGQCRASGEPYILHPIAVASILKDLGGSNAMIAAGFLHDVVEDTDVTCEQIEEKFGKEVRQLVEGVTKLSKLSFESKTESQAENFRRMFLAMAQDIRVIIVKLADRLHNMRTLEHLRPEKQVLISRETREIFAPLANRLGLGQIKWELEDIAFKYIEPEQYQMMESLVTETRESRQEQLVEVTKILGDRLKSMGLEDFEISGRPKHLYGIFRKMERQQKQYNEIYDIQAVRVIVNSKEECYRVLAVVHDHFCPIPGRFKDYIGLPKPNRYQSLHTAVIGPKGQPVEVQIRTWEMHHIADYGIAAHWKYKESNSNSKPLKGDDQKFTWLRQLVEWQRELKDPQEYLDSVKEDLFDSEVYVFSPKGDVYCLPRGATPVDFAYRVHTEVGNHCSGALVNSVMVPLHRPLKHGDIVTILTQNNAHPSTDWINFVATNSAKSRIRQWFKRSRREENLALGRSALERELGKNGLDALLKSDQMLKLAERCNYHTVDDLLAGIGYGETSINAVVNKLREHQHSDRYFNHQVNPQKFEARHEPSHSHNSKSPILGLEGMVYSIAGCCAPLPGEAITGIVALGSNRGITIHRNDCNNLANIPSDRLLHVAWNQRKEHDQVVTYPIDIRVETIDRVGVLRDILTRLSDNRINVRRANVQTKKGKAAIIDLSIDIGDRHQFDRVCNQIKKMSDILSVSRLVTE; translated from the coding sequence ATGACTCCGATGACATTATTAGCTGAGGCTCCAGTAGAACGTCTAGGTCAGTCTCTAGACTATGAAAAAGCACGAAATTGCAATGAACTAGTGGGTGCATGGATACCAGAATGGTTGCAGTGTTGTTGGGAAAAGTCACAAAGGGGAGAGAGCTTAGAGGATGAGGATGTTGTTTGTCGAGCTTTAGAATTTGCCTATCGGCTACATGATGGGCAATGTCGTGCTTCAGGTGAGCCATATATTTTGCATCCGATCGCTGTGGCTTCGATTTTGAAGGATCTAGGGGGAAGCAATGCGATGATCGCCGCAGGTTTCCTGCATGATGTGGTTGAGGATACTGATGTAACTTGTGAACAAATTGAAGAAAAGTTTGGCAAGGAAGTCAGGCAGTTAGTTGAAGGGGTCACAAAATTATCGAAGCTGAGTTTTGAGAGTAAAACTGAAAGTCAAGCTGAAAACTTCCGACGCATGTTTCTAGCGATGGCTCAGGACATCCGTGTAATTATCGTGAAGCTTGCTGATCGACTCCACAATATGCGAACACTAGAGCATCTGCGCCCTGAGAAACAAGTTTTAATTTCTAGAGAAACTAGAGAAATTTTTGCACCTTTAGCCAATCGTCTTGGCTTAGGACAAATCAAGTGGGAACTTGAAGATATTGCTTTTAAATATATTGAACCAGAGCAATATCAAATGATGGAGTCTCTAGTTACGGAAACTCGCGAGAGTCGTCAAGAGCAACTCGTGGAAGTGACAAAGATTTTGGGCGATCGCTTAAAGTCAATGGGGTTAGAAGATTTTGAAATTAGCGGTAGACCCAAGCATCTGTATGGTATTTTCCGCAAAATGGAACGCCAACAGAAACAGTATAACGAGATTTACGATATCCAAGCGGTGCGCGTGATTGTCAATAGTAAAGAGGAATGTTACCGCGTTCTCGCTGTCGTCCATGATCATTTTTGTCCAATTCCCGGACGTTTTAAAGATTACATTGGCTTACCGAAACCAAATCGCTATCAATCGCTCCATACGGCGGTAATTGGTCCGAAGGGTCAACCTGTAGAAGTACAGATTCGCACATGGGAAATGCATCACATCGCGGATTATGGGATTGCGGCTCATTGGAAATATAAAGAGAGCAACTCTAACAGCAAGCCTCTCAAGGGCGATGATCAGAAATTTACTTGGTTGCGTCAGTTGGTAGAATGGCAGCGTGAACTGAAAGATCCTCAGGAATATTTAGACAGCGTTAAGGAAGATTTATTTGATAGTGAAGTTTATGTCTTTAGTCCCAAGGGCGATGTCTATTGTTTACCAAGGGGTGCAACTCCTGTAGATTTTGCCTATCGGGTACATACGGAAGTGGGTAATCATTGCTCAGGTGCTTTAGTCAATAGCGTCATGGTTCCACTGCATCGTCCCCTGAAGCATGGCGATATTGTCACGATTCTCACGCAAAATAATGCCCACCCCAGCACGGACTGGATTAACTTTGTTGCCACAAACTCCGCAAAATCGAGAATTCGGCAATGGTTTAAGCGATCGCGTCGAGAGGAAAATCTTGCCCTTGGTCGCAGTGCCTTAGAAAGGGAATTGGGCAAAAATGGTTTAGATGCCTTGCTCAAATCCGATCAGATGCTCAAGCTTGCTGAGCGCTGTAACTACCATACTGTTGATGATTTGCTGGCAGGCATTGGCTATGGTGAAACCTCAATTAATGCGGTTGTCAATAAATTACGGGAGCATCAACATAGCGATCGCTATTTTAATCATCAAGTTAATCCACAAAAATTTGAAGCTCGTCATGAACCTAGTCATAGTCATAACTCTAAGTCGCCAATTTTGGGCTTAGAGGGTATGGTGTATTCGATCGCAGGTTGTTGTGCGCCTCTCCCTGGTGAAGCCATTACGGGTATAGTTGCCTTAGGTAGCAATCGGGGCATCACGATTCATCGTAATGATTGCAATAATTTGGCAAATATTCCTAGCGATCGCCTCTTACATGTAGCTTGGAATCAGCGTAAAGAGCATGATCAAGTGGTCACCTATCCAATTGATATTCGCGTGGAAACCATAGATCGTGTGGGTGTTTTGCGTGATATTTTGACGAGGCTTTCGGACAATAGGATTAATGTGCGTCGTGCTAATGTGCAAACTAAAAAAGGTAAAGCTGCAATTATTGATTTAAGTATTGATATTGGTGATCGCCACCAATTTGATCGTGTCTGCAATCAAATCAAAAAAATGTCAGATATCCTTTCGGTTTCTCGCCTAGTTACTGAGTAA